Proteins encoded by one window of Deinococcus radiodurans R1 = ATCC 13939 = DSM 20539:
- the rpoC gene encoding DNA-directed RNA polymerase subunit beta' produces the protein MKDFNKVRIAIASPEKIREWSFGEVEKPETINYRTLKPEREGLFDERIFGPIKDYECACGKYKRQRYEGKVCERCGVEVTSSKVRRYRMGHIDLATPAAHIWYVKDSPSKIGTLLDLSAGQLEKVLYFSSFIVTKPFNAQKDGRPLKRGELLSDDEYRELRFGRQETYTIPNSVEDVEIRDGEYVTRGQILGGNVVSKMDGLAQYRFPRRAVIAYSEGVEASLPLPADTLVEQETFRAGEILAELEQDVQITAPVAGTVFMHDLGEDSVMIELREGVEANDSDEEEAADPIRGEVLARVYVPHGMNVQVAEGEVIEAGALLADASEGARLRVSRDSNLSGVTFPKKKGDVTVTAHWTRRVEYPIDPTMHVLVGDGSEVTKGQRVIGAIDKEEEVIAEADGVITLHQPASILVSKAKVYAYDDEPLVVNGDRVEPGDELADDGNLRSEISGRIELDLVRKQVRVIESYDFEAKMGAEAVKELLDELNLDELETELNEQMKDNSRHKRAKARKRLEVTRSFKASGNNPSWMILGTVPVMPPDLRPMVQVDGGRFATSDLNDLYRRLINRNNRLKKLMSQGAPDMIIRNEKRMLQEAVDALIDNGRRGSPVTNPGSDRSLRSLTDLLGGKQGRFRQNLLGKRVDYSGRSVIVVGPQLKLHQCGVPKRMALELFKPFLFKVLEEKGEVTNIKQARKMLERYRDTRDSVWDALEEVIEDKVVLLNRAPTLHRLGIQAFEPVLVEGQSIQLHPLVCEAFNADFDGDQMAIHVPLSAQAQAEARIQMLASHNLLSPANGEPNVKPSRDIILGIFTLTQLRRDNLGAGTEYASEADALAAFDEGKLSLNSPVMVNGVETSPGRLRYTFSNPDEALHAVEQGEIDHQDHVRIRLNGQVYETSAGRVQFRRMVQEALGAQGGLIDTLVDLETTYEKDALKDMVMACFKHLGIEATAGLLDGLKEGGFKLSTTSGITIGIDDIVLPPNKGELLAEADQMLAEIEQNFEFGFMTEEERYKQVVQLWNNTTDAVKDAVFENFSKNYPFNPLWIMSQSGARGNPQQIRQLAGMRGLMARPDGSTIEVPIRASFREGLTVLEYFISTHGARKGGADTALRTADSGYLTRKLVDVAHEVVVRDVDCGSTDSTVMPLGATDERTGEWRSRKGSEIETSIYGRTLTADVEFSDGRVIPEGEMLSMEDVKAIAKDAKHIGEVFVRTPLNCRVKAGVCQKCYGYDLSQAKPVSMGEAVGVVAAESIGEPGTQLTMRTFHTGGIAGGGDITMGLPRVIELFEARKPKTQAVVADRDGVIRIEEEEERYLVRIEADDEQYSSKTATKVPRVLRMTVKDGERVEAGQPITRGAVNPHDLLMYKDTDAAQRYLVEEVQRVYRSQGVKVHDKHIEVIVRQMLRWVEVTDGGDTTLLEGQTVEHWEVDQANEALAEGQTPASWKPVLLGITKSSLTTKSWLSAASFQHTTHVLTEASMRGQVDDLIGLKENVILGKLIPAGTGLLTVREMQVADDRTLEKYGEGSTSSDAVTGGQRYDDTRPGSSINPGYGD, from the coding sequence ATGAAAGACTTCAACAAAGTCCGCATCGCCATCGCCAGCCCGGAGAAGATCCGCGAATGGTCGTTCGGCGAGGTCGAAAAGCCTGAAACCATCAACTACCGCACCCTGAAGCCCGAGCGCGAAGGTCTGTTCGACGAGCGCATCTTTGGGCCGATCAAGGACTACGAGTGCGCCTGCGGCAAGTACAAGCGCCAGCGATACGAGGGTAAGGTCTGCGAGCGCTGCGGCGTCGAAGTGACCTCCAGCAAGGTGCGCCGCTACCGCATGGGTCACATCGACCTCGCGACCCCTGCCGCGCACATCTGGTACGTCAAGGACAGCCCCAGCAAGATCGGCACCCTGCTCGACCTGAGCGCCGGGCAACTCGAAAAGGTGCTGTACTTCAGCTCCTTTATCGTGACCAAGCCTTTCAACGCGCAGAAAGACGGGCGGCCCCTCAAGCGCGGCGAACTGCTGAGCGACGACGAGTACCGCGAACTGCGCTTTGGGCGGCAGGAAACCTACACCATCCCCAACAGCGTCGAAGACGTGGAAATCCGCGACGGCGAGTACGTCACCCGTGGACAGATTCTGGGCGGCAACGTGGTGTCCAAGATGGACGGCCTCGCGCAGTACCGTTTCCCCCGCCGCGCCGTGATTGCTTACAGCGAAGGCGTGGAAGCCAGCCTGCCGCTGCCCGCCGATACGTTGGTCGAGCAGGAAACCTTCCGCGCCGGTGAAATCCTGGCCGAACTCGAACAGGACGTGCAGATCACCGCGCCGGTGGCCGGCACCGTGTTCATGCACGACCTCGGCGAAGACTCGGTGATGATCGAACTGCGCGAAGGCGTGGAAGCGAACGACAGCGACGAGGAAGAAGCCGCCGACCCCATTCGCGGTGAAGTGCTGGCCCGCGTGTACGTGCCCCACGGCATGAACGTGCAGGTGGCCGAAGGCGAAGTCATCGAAGCCGGCGCGCTTCTGGCCGACGCCAGCGAAGGCGCCCGCCTGCGCGTGAGCCGTGACAGCAACCTCAGCGGCGTGACCTTCCCCAAGAAGAAGGGCGACGTGACCGTGACCGCGCACTGGACCCGCCGGGTGGAGTACCCCATCGACCCCACCATGCACGTGCTCGTCGGTGACGGCAGCGAAGTAACGAAGGGCCAGCGCGTGATCGGCGCGATTGACAAGGAAGAAGAAGTCATCGCGGAAGCCGACGGCGTCATCACCCTGCACCAGCCCGCCAGCATTCTGGTGAGCAAGGCCAAGGTCTACGCCTACGACGACGAGCCGCTGGTGGTCAACGGTGACCGTGTGGAACCCGGCGACGAACTCGCCGACGACGGCAACCTGCGCAGCGAAATCTCGGGCCGCATCGAACTCGACCTCGTGCGTAAGCAGGTGCGCGTCATCGAGTCCTACGACTTCGAAGCCAAGATGGGCGCCGAAGCCGTCAAGGAACTGCTCGACGAACTCAACCTCGACGAACTCGAAACCGAGCTCAACGAGCAGATGAAGGACAACAGCCGCCACAAGCGCGCCAAGGCCCGCAAGCGGCTGGAAGTCACCCGCTCCTTCAAGGCGAGCGGCAACAACCCCTCGTGGATGATTCTCGGCACCGTGCCGGTGATGCCACCAGACCTGCGCCCGATGGTGCAGGTGGACGGCGGGCGCTTTGCGACTTCCGACCTCAACGACCTGTACCGCCGCCTGATCAACCGCAACAACCGCCTCAAGAAGCTGATGAGCCAGGGTGCGCCCGACATGATCATCCGCAACGAAAAGCGCATGTTGCAAGAAGCGGTGGACGCCCTGATCGACAACGGTCGCCGCGGCAGCCCCGTGACCAACCCCGGCAGTGACCGCAGCCTGCGCTCGCTGACCGACCTGCTCGGCGGCAAGCAGGGCCGCTTCCGCCAGAACCTGCTCGGCAAGCGTGTGGACTACTCGGGCCGCTCGGTCATCGTGGTCGGCCCGCAGCTCAAGCTGCACCAGTGTGGGGTGCCCAAGCGCATGGCGCTCGAACTCTTCAAGCCCTTCTTGTTCAAGGTGCTCGAAGAGAAGGGCGAAGTCACCAACATCAAGCAGGCCCGCAAGATGCTCGAACGCTACCGCGACACCCGCGACAGCGTGTGGGACGCCCTCGAAGAAGTGATCGAGGACAAGGTCGTGCTGCTCAACCGCGCGCCGACGCTGCACCGTCTGGGCATTCAGGCGTTCGAGCCGGTGCTGGTCGAAGGCCAGAGCATCCAGCTGCACCCGCTCGTCTGTGAAGCCTTTAACGCCGACTTCGACGGCGACCAGATGGCGATTCACGTCCCGCTCTCGGCGCAGGCGCAGGCCGAAGCCCGCATTCAGATGCTGGCCTCGCACAACCTGCTCTCCCCCGCCAACGGCGAGCCGAACGTCAAGCCCAGCCGCGACATCATCCTCGGCATCTTCACCCTGACCCAGCTGCGGCGCGACAACCTTGGCGCGGGCACCGAGTACGCCAGCGAAGCCGACGCGCTCGCGGCCTTCGACGAAGGCAAGCTCAGCCTCAACAGCCCGGTCATGGTCAACGGCGTTGAGACCAGCCCCGGTCGCCTGCGCTACACCTTCTCCAACCCCGACGAAGCGCTCCACGCCGTCGAACAGGGCGAGATCGACCACCAGGACCACGTGCGGATTCGTCTGAACGGTCAGGTGTACGAAACCAGCGCCGGGCGCGTGCAGTTCCGCCGCATGGTGCAAGAAGCGCTGGGCGCTCAGGGCGGCCTGATCGACACCCTGGTCGACCTCGAAACCACCTACGAGAAGGACGCCCTCAAGGACATGGTCATGGCGTGCTTCAAGCACCTCGGCATTGAAGCGACCGCCGGGCTGCTCGACGGCCTCAAGGAAGGCGGCTTCAAGCTGTCGACCACCTCGGGCATCACCATCGGCATCGACGACATCGTGCTGCCGCCCAACAAGGGTGAACTGCTGGCCGAAGCCGACCAGATGCTCGCCGAGATCGAGCAGAACTTCGAGTTCGGCTTCATGACCGAGGAAGAGCGCTACAAGCAGGTCGTGCAGCTGTGGAACAACACCACCGACGCCGTGAAGGACGCCGTGTTCGAGAACTTCTCGAAGAACTACCCCTTCAACCCGCTGTGGATCATGAGCCAGTCGGGGGCGCGCGGGAACCCGCAGCAGATTCGTCAGCTTGCTGGGATGCGCGGCCTGATGGCCCGCCCGGACGGCTCGACCATCGAAGTGCCGATTCGCGCCAGCTTCCGCGAAGGCCTGACCGTGCTGGAGTACTTCATCTCCACCCACGGCGCCCGTAAGGGTGGGGCCGACACCGCGCTGCGTACCGCCGACTCGGGCTACCTGACCCGCAAGCTGGTGGACGTGGCCCACGAAGTCGTCGTGCGTGACGTGGACTGCGGCAGCACCGACTCCACCGTGATGCCGCTGGGTGCGACCGACGAGCGCACCGGCGAATGGCGCAGCCGCAAGGGCAGCGAAATCGAAACCAGCATCTATGGCCGCACCCTGACCGCCGACGTTGAGTTCAGCGACGGGCGCGTGATTCCCGAAGGCGAAATGCTCTCGATGGAAGATGTGAAGGCGATTGCCAAGGACGCCAAGCACATCGGCGAAGTGTTTGTCCGCACGCCACTCAACTGCCGCGTCAAGGCGGGCGTGTGCCAGAAGTGCTACGGCTACGACCTCTCGCAAGCCAAGCCCGTGAGCATGGGCGAAGCGGTGGGCGTGGTGGCCGCCGAATCCATCGGCGAACCCGGCACGCAGCTCACCATGCGCACCTTCCACACCGGCGGGATCGCGGGCGGCGGCGACATCACGATGGGTCTGCCCCGCGTGATCGAGCTGTTCGAAGCGCGCAAGCCCAAGACCCAGGCCGTGGTCGCCGACCGCGATGGCGTGATCCGCATTGAAGAGGAAGAAGAGCGTTACCTCGTGCGTATCGAAGCCGACGACGAGCAGTACTCCTCCAAGACCGCCACCAAGGTGCCCCGCGTGCTGCGCATGACGGTCAAGGACGGCGAGCGCGTAGAAGCCGGGCAGCCGATCACCCGCGGCGCGGTCAACCCGCACGACCTGCTGATGTACAAGGACACCGACGCCGCCCAGCGCTACCTGGTGGAAGAAGTGCAGCGCGTGTACCGCTCGCAGGGCGTGAAGGTCCACGACAAGCACATCGAAGTGATCGTGCGCCAGATGCTGCGCTGGGTCGAAGTGACTGACGGCGGCGACACCACGCTGCTCGAAGGGCAGACCGTGGAGCACTGGGAAGTCGATCAGGCCAACGAGGCGCTGGCAGAAGGCCAGACCCCCGCGAGCTGGAAGCCGGTGCTGCTCGGCATCACCAAGAGCAGCCTGACCACCAAGTCGTGGCTCTCCGCCGCCTCCTTCCAGCACACCACCCACGTGCTGACCGAAGCCTCCATGCGCGGCCAGGTCGACGACCTGATCGGCCTGAAGGAAAACGTCATCCTCGGCAAGCTGATTCCGGCGGGCACCGGCCTGCTGACGGTCCGCGAAATGCAGGTGGCCGACGACCGCACCCTCGAGAAGTACGGCGAAGGCAGCACCTCCTCCGACGCCGTGACCGGCGGGCAGCGGTACGACGACACCCGCCCCGGCAGCAGCATCAACCCCGGCTACGGCGACTGA
- a CDS encoding DNA-directed RNA polymerase subunit beta — MTLSKTPPRIERFGDITEVIPLPNLTEVQVNSFKAFLQDDKAPDQREDVGLQSAFREVFPIDESEKGRSTGMVLDFIEYRLGEPEYSPEECREKDLTYEAPLYVKLELIHKDTGVIKGFKPDSPPESWVFLGNLPLMTFDGSFIINGADRVVISQIHRSPGVYFTSSYKGIKKQYTAAIIPMPKRGPWIELEFAGDVLEMKVNKRKFPVSLLLRVLGMDDASIRALFTEFTPEVEPGEDKSAGMGADEALLRLFTVLRPGDPPKRDKAIQYLFGLLADPRRYDLGEPGRFKMNTKLGVQRQERTLLKFEDGKFSDAGLVDTIRYLMALQQGLETVPMVDEDGVVTDVPVAEDDIDHLGNRRVRTVGELLADQLRVGMGRMARGVRERMLLGNPDAATPTKLVNNRPIVAAMREFFGRSQLSQFKDQTNPLSDLRHKRRISALGPGGLTRERAGFDVRDVHRTHYGRICPIETPEGANIGLISSLSSYAKVNDLGFIMAPYRKVEDGKVTNQVEYMTADIEDRYTIAQANSPLNEDNTFADERVLARRKGDPLLYTPDEVDYMDVSPKQIVSINTSLIPFLEHDDANRALMGSNMQSQAVPLVRADSPAVGTGVERRVVTDSGTSVVSDVNGRVSYVDARAIQVTLSEDHRELNMNAGNVRTFELIRFTRSNQGTNLDQHPIVSVGDEVKVGQVIADGPASERGRLALGQNITIAIMPFDGFNFEDAICINEDLVRQDFYTSVHIEKDEIEARDTKLGPEKITRDIPGLSEAALRDLDEDGIVRVGAEVKPGDILVGKTSFKGESEPTPEERLLRSIFGEKAREVKDTSLRVQSGQGGIVVKTVRFRRGDEGVDLKPGVREMVRVYVAQKRQLQVGDKVANRHGNKGVVSKIVRPEDMPYLEDGTPVDIVFNPLGVPSRMNLGQILETHLGEVARLTGQKFETPVFDSVTEATIKEMLEVAAAERLQARKDDGFELDKREQEVLDRAGKLGVIDAPGDDYEKGQMQLARTGKSILYDGRTGEPISGPVVVGIMYVMKLYHMVEDKLHARSTGPYSLITQQPLGGKAQFGGQRFGEMEVWALEAYGAAHVLQEMLTIKSDDIDGRDAAYQSIVKGEEVSGSTIPESFKVLVKELHSLGLDVEVLDHGDKAVDIFEGMMPKR, encoded by the coding sequence ATGACCCTGAGTAAGACTCCCCCCCGCATCGAGCGGTTCGGTGACATCACCGAAGTGATTCCGCTCCCCAACCTGACCGAAGTGCAGGTCAACTCTTTCAAAGCCTTTTTGCAAGACGACAAGGCCCCCGACCAGCGCGAAGACGTGGGGTTGCAAAGTGCTTTCCGCGAGGTCTTTCCCATCGACGAGTCCGAAAAGGGCCGCTCGACGGGCATGGTGCTCGACTTTATCGAGTATCGCCTCGGTGAACCCGAGTACAGCCCCGAGGAGTGCCGCGAAAAAGACCTGACGTATGAAGCGCCCCTCTACGTCAAGCTCGAACTGATTCACAAAGACACTGGCGTCATCAAGGGCTTCAAGCCCGACAGCCCGCCCGAAAGCTGGGTCTTCCTCGGCAACCTGCCGCTCATGACCTTCGACGGCTCGTTCATCATCAACGGCGCCGACCGCGTGGTCATCTCGCAGATCCACCGCTCGCCGGGCGTGTACTTCACGAGCTCCTACAAGGGCATCAAGAAGCAGTACACCGCCGCCATCATTCCCATGCCCAAGCGTGGCCCCTGGATCGAACTCGAGTTCGCGGGTGACGTGCTGGAAATGAAGGTCAACAAGCGCAAGTTCCCCGTCTCGCTGCTGCTGCGCGTGCTGGGCATGGACGACGCTTCGATTCGTGCGCTGTTCACCGAGTTCACGCCCGAAGTCGAACCCGGCGAAGACAAGAGCGCGGGCATGGGCGCCGACGAAGCCCTGCTGCGCCTGTTTACCGTGCTGCGCCCCGGCGACCCACCCAAGCGCGACAAGGCGATTCAGTACCTCTTCGGGCTGCTCGCCGACCCGCGCCGCTACGACCTGGGCGAACCGGGCCGCTTCAAGATGAACACCAAGCTGGGCGTGCAGCGTCAGGAACGCACCCTGCTGAAGTTCGAAGACGGCAAATTCAGCGACGCCGGGCTGGTGGACACCATCCGTTACCTGATGGCGCTGCAACAGGGCCTCGAAACTGTGCCGATGGTGGACGAAGACGGCGTGGTGACCGACGTGCCCGTTGCCGAAGACGACATCGACCACCTCGGCAACCGCCGCGTGCGCACCGTGGGCGAACTGCTCGCCGACCAGCTGCGCGTGGGCATGGGCCGCATGGCGCGTGGCGTGCGTGAGCGCATGCTGCTCGGCAACCCCGACGCCGCGACCCCCACCAAACTGGTCAACAACCGCCCCATCGTGGCAGCGATGCGCGAGTTCTTTGGCCGCTCGCAGCTCTCGCAGTTCAAGGACCAGACCAACCCGCTCTCCGATCTGCGCCACAAGCGCCGCATCTCCGCGCTGGGGCCGGGCGGTCTGACCCGCGAGCGCGCCGGCTTCGACGTGCGCGACGTGCACCGCACCCACTACGGGCGCATCTGCCCGATCGAAACGCCCGAAGGCGCCAACATCGGTCTGATTTCCTCGCTGTCGAGCTACGCCAAAGTCAACGACCTCGGCTTCATCATGGCGCCCTACCGCAAGGTGGAGGACGGCAAGGTGACCAATCAGGTCGAGTACATGACCGCCGATATCGAGGACCGTTACACCATCGCGCAGGCGAACAGCCCGCTCAACGAAGACAACACCTTCGCCGACGAGCGCGTGCTGGCCCGCCGCAAGGGTGACCCGCTGCTCTACACGCCCGACGAAGTCGATTACATGGACGTGTCGCCCAAGCAGATCGTGTCCATCAACACCTCGCTGATTCCCTTCCTGGAGCACGACGACGCCAACCGCGCGCTGATGGGTTCGAACATGCAGTCGCAAGCCGTGCCGCTTGTGCGTGCCGACTCCCCCGCCGTGGGCACCGGCGTCGAGCGCCGCGTGGTGACCGACTCGGGCACCAGCGTCGTGAGCGACGTGAATGGCCGCGTGAGCTACGTGGACGCCCGCGCCATTCAGGTGACGCTGAGCGAAGACCACCGCGAACTCAACATGAACGCGGGCAACGTCCGCACCTTTGAGCTGATCCGCTTTACCCGCTCCAACCAGGGCACCAACCTCGACCAGCACCCCATCGTGAGCGTGGGTGACGAGGTCAAGGTCGGCCAGGTCATCGCCGACGGCCCGGCGTCCGAGCGCGGGCGGCTGGCGCTGGGGCAGAACATCACCATCGCCATCATGCCCTTCGACGGCTTCAACTTCGAAGACGCCATCTGCATCAACGAAGACCTCGTGCGTCAGGACTTTTACACCTCAGTCCACATCGAGAAGGACGAGATCGAAGCCCGCGACACCAAGCTGGGGCCGGAAAAGATCACCCGCGATATTCCGGGCCTGTCCGAAGCCGCGCTGCGTGACCTCGACGAAGACGGCATCGTGCGCGTGGGCGCCGAAGTCAAGCCCGGCGACATCCTGGTCGGCAAGACCTCCTTCAAGGGCGAGTCCGAACCCACCCCCGAAGAGCGGCTGCTGCGCTCGATCTTCGGTGAGAAGGCCCGTGAAGTGAAAGACACCTCGCTGCGCGTGCAGTCGGGTCAGGGCGGCATCGTCGTCAAGACCGTGCGCTTCCGCCGCGGCGACGAAGGCGTGGACCTCAAGCCCGGCGTGCGCGAGATGGTGCGCGTGTACGTGGCCCAGAAGCGTCAGCTTCAGGTGGGCGACAAGGTGGCGAACCGCCACGGCAACAAGGGCGTCGTGTCCAAGATTGTGCGCCCCGAAGACATGCCTTACCTCGAAGACGGCACCCCCGTCGACATCGTGTTCAACCCGCTGGGTGTGCCTTCGCGCATGAACCTCGGGCAGATTCTCGAAACCCACCTCGGTGAAGTCGCGCGCCTGACCGGCCAGAAGTTCGAGACCCCGGTGTTCGACTCGGTGACCGAAGCGACCATCAAGGAAATGCTCGAAGTGGCCGCAGCCGAACGTCTCCAGGCCAGAAAAGACGACGGCTTCGAACTCGACAAGCGTGAGCAGGAAGTGCTCGACCGCGCCGGCAAGCTCGGTGTGATCGACGCCCCCGGCGACGACTACGAGAAGGGCCAGATGCAGCTCGCCCGCACCGGCAAGAGCATCCTGTACGACGGACGCACCGGCGAGCCGATCAGCGGCCCCGTGGTGGTCGGCATCATGTACGTGATGAAGCTCTACCACATGGTGGAAGACAAGCTGCACGCCCGCTCCACCGGCCCCTACTCGCTCATTACCCAGCAGCCGCTCGGCGGCAAGGCGCAGTTCGGCGGCCAGCGCTTCGGCGAAATGGAAGTGTGGGCCCTCGAAGCCTACGGCGCGGCGCACGTGCTCCAGGAAATGCTCACCATCAAGTCCGACGACATCGACGGCCGCGACGCCGCTTACCAGAGCATCGTCAAGGGCGAAGAAGTCTCGGGCAGCACCATCCCCGAGTCCTTCAAGGTGCTGGTCAAGGAACTCCACTCGCTCGGTCTGGACGTCGAGGTGCTCGACCACGGCGACAAGGCCGTGGACATCTTTGAAGGGATGATGCCCAAGCGCTAA
- a CDS encoding class I SAM-dependent methyltransferase, with protein MEGAAAALTVLRAAGLDAHATTPGEDLSARWPERARTVALVLAGDRGNAYAQAQVAWAHACTPPGGTLYLAGDRDKGFDRYVRQAGAAFGSGEVVARDGGMRVAKLVRRPGPTPPLPEPETYEAFGVKVVGLPGVFSAAKPDKATAILLTHLADLDLTGQRVLDLGCGAGLIGAWAASRGGQVTLVDGDLQSVRSSERTLAANALPGEVIHSDVDAALGERQFDVMLTNPPFHVGRGVVLDVAREFIATAGRRLVPGGRMFLVANEPLPYEQALGALGTVREVVREQGFKVLELRRAE; from the coding sequence GTGGAGGGCGCGGCGGCGGCGCTGACGGTCCTGCGCGCCGCTGGCCTCGACGCGCACGCCACGACCCCTGGCGAGGACCTCTCCGCCCGCTGGCCCGAGCGCGCCCGCACGGTGGCGCTGGTGCTCGCCGGCGACCGGGGCAATGCCTACGCGCAGGCGCAGGTGGCGTGGGCGCACGCCTGCACGCCTCCCGGCGGCACGCTGTACCTCGCCGGCGACCGGGACAAGGGCTTCGACCGCTACGTGCGGCAGGCGGGCGCGGCTTTCGGCAGCGGTGAAGTCGTCGCGCGGGACGGCGGGATGCGCGTCGCCAAACTGGTGCGCCGCCCCGGCCCCACGCCGCCGCTGCCTGAGCCGGAGACGTATGAGGCGTTCGGCGTCAAGGTGGTCGGCCTCCCCGGCGTGTTCAGCGCCGCCAAGCCCGACAAGGCGACGGCCATTTTGCTGACCCATCTCGCGGACCTTGACCTGACGGGCCAGCGCGTCCTCGACCTCGGCTGCGGCGCGGGCCTCATCGGGGCGTGGGCGGCGAGCCGGGGCGGGCAAGTCACACTAGTAGACGGCGACCTCCAGAGCGTGCGGAGCAGCGAGCGGACGCTGGCCGCGAATGCGCTTCCCGGCGAGGTCATTCACTCCGACGTGGACGCGGCCCTCGGCGAGCGGCAGTTCGACGTGATGCTGACCAATCCGCCGTTTCATGTCGGGCGCGGCGTGGTCCTCGACGTGGCCCGCGAATTCATCGCCACCGCCGGGCGCCGCCTCGTTCCCGGTGGCCGGATGTTCCTCGTCGCCAACGAGCCGCTGCCCTACGAACAGGCCCTCGGGGCGCTCGGCACGGTGCGTGAAGTGGTCCGCGAGCAGGGCTTCAAGGTGCTGGAACTGCGGCGGGCGGAGTAA
- a CDS encoding LysM peptidoglycan-binding domain-containing protein → MLLPSAASALAAPQTVVVRPGQTLYRIALQNGLSVAELQRLNGLHSTTIEVGQVLRVTPLVKLSPAPVKLVPAKPVPAPPVAAKPAPVKLVPVKPALKPAPTTYTVRRGDTLTSIGKFVGLRVEQLQRLNGLKGNTIAVGQVLRLTAPPTTYRVQPGDTLPKIGVKVGLRVEQLRRINGLTGDALQIGQVLRLTAPPAPTVVAKAPVRPAQPPTTYTVRRGDTLTSIGKFVGLRVEQLQRLNGLKDNTIAVGQVLRLTAPKPVVAAAARPAPVQAAPAKPAAAPGTYVVVPGDTLAKIGVKVGLRVEQLQRLNGLSGTTIEVGQVLKLRGPAVSVVAAAPAPARVVPSLPPGTEARLIHRYVRVGLRDNARTLAQTYGVTPEQLRELNGFGSTGYILPGMRVLVPQQVAVPVPPRPVAAPVTLQQVTPLGIPVQVVRVDLRWRSVLVTPVLPGEGLKRGSGATVSALAARSGARAVVNGSYFHPGTYAPAGDIVMHGRLLTWGRIPSALAITPDNRAEIREGGTGLLGRVLDTSWAGMETVIATGPEIVRDGVVQNRYSSVFRDPAVFGQAARSAIGLAGPRDLLLVTTHAKLSVGQMGQVMQALGARDALLLDGGSSAGMAWNGAAVLNSVRKVSYGIGVFTDYDGKRYSR, encoded by the coding sequence TTGTTGCTGCCCAGCGCAGCGTCCGCTCTCGCCGCTCCGCAGACCGTGGTGGTCCGGCCGGGGCAGACGCTTTACCGCATCGCCCTGCAAAACGGGCTGAGTGTGGCAGAGCTTCAGCGTCTCAACGGACTGCATTCCACCACCATCGAGGTGGGGCAGGTGCTGCGGGTGACGCCGCTCGTCAAGCTCTCGCCCGCGCCTGTCAAACTCGTGCCGGCCAAACCGGTGCCTGCCCCGCCCGTCGCGGCCAAGCCTGCGCCCGTCAAACTTGTGCCGGTCAAGCCCGCATTGAAACCGGCGCCCACCACCTACACCGTGCGGCGCGGCGACACCCTGACCAGCATCGGCAAATTCGTGGGCCTGCGGGTCGAGCAACTCCAGCGGCTCAACGGGCTCAAAGGCAACACCATCGCGGTGGGGCAAGTCCTGCGGCTCACGGCGCCCCCGACCACCTACCGGGTCCAGCCGGGCGACACCCTGCCGAAAATCGGCGTGAAGGTGGGGCTGCGGGTCGAGCAGCTCCGGCGCATCAACGGCTTGACAGGAGACGCCCTCCAGATTGGTCAGGTGCTGCGGCTCACTGCCCCGCCCGCGCCCACAGTCGTTGCCAAAGCGCCCGTTCGCCCCGCGCAGCCGCCGACCACCTACACCGTGCGGCGCGGGGACACGCTGACCAGCATCGGCAAGTTCGTGGGGTTGCGGGTCGAGCAGCTCCAGCGGCTTAACGGGCTCAAGGACAACACCATCGCTGTCGGCCAGGTGTTACGTCTCACGGCTCCCAAGCCGGTGGTGGCCGCAGCCGCCCGCCCCGCGCCGGTTCAGGCCGCGCCCGCTAAGCCGGCAGCGGCGCCCGGCACCTACGTCGTGGTCCCTGGCGACACCCTGGCGAAAATCGGCGTGAAGGTGGGCTTGCGGGTGGAGCAGCTCCAGCGGCTCAACGGCCTAAGCGGCACGACCATTGAGGTAGGGCAGGTGCTCAAGCTGCGTGGGCCGGCGGTGTCAGTGGTGGCAGCGGCGCCGGCACCTGCCCGCGTCGTGCCTTCCCTGCCGCCGGGCACCGAGGCGCGGCTGATTCACCGCTATGTGCGCGTCGGCCTGCGCGACAACGCCCGCACGCTGGCGCAGACGTATGGCGTGACGCCCGAACAGTTGCGGGAGCTCAACGGGTTCGGCAGCACCGGGTACATCCTGCCGGGGATGCGGGTGCTGGTGCCGCAGCAGGTCGCGGTGCCGGTGCCGCCCCGCCCGGTGGCCGCGCCCGTCACGTTGCAGCAGGTGACGCCGCTGGGTATTCCAGTACAGGTCGTGCGGGTGGACCTGCGCTGGCGCAGTGTGCTCGTCACGCCTGTGCTGCCGGGAGAAGGCCTGAAACGCGGCTCGGGCGCCACCGTCAGCGCCCTGGCTGCCCGCAGTGGGGCGCGCGCCGTGGTCAACGGCAGTTATTTCCATCCCGGCACCTACGCCCCGGCAGGCGACATCGTGATGCATGGACGGCTGCTCACCTGGGGCCGCATTCCATCGGCGCTGGCGATTACGCCCGACAACCGCGCCGAAATCCGGGAGGGCGGCACCGGGCTGCTCGGACGGGTGCTCGACACGAGTTGGGCAGGCATGGAAACGGTCATCGCCACCGGCCCCGAGATTGTGCGCGACGGCGTGGTCCAGAACCGTTACAGTTCGGTCTTCCGCGACCCCGCCGTCTTCGGGCAGGCGGCCCGCAGCGCCATCGGCCTCGCCGGGCCGCGTGACCTGCTGCTGGTCACCACCCACGCCAAACTCAGCGTCGGGCAGATGGGGCAGGTGATGCAGGCCCTCGGCGCCCGCGACGCCCTGCTGCTCGACGGCGGCTCCAGCGCCGGCATGGCCTGGAACGGCGCGGCGGTGCTCAACAGCGTTCGCAAGGTGAGCTACGGCATCGGCGTGTTCACCGACTACGACGGAAAGCGCTACTCGCGCTGA